A window of Ranitomeya variabilis isolate aRanVar5 chromosome 2, aRanVar5.hap1, whole genome shotgun sequence contains these coding sequences:
- the LOC143803804 gene encoding olfactory receptor 6C74-like translates to MNLNPSNKTMVAYFIIKGISDVEELQLPIFLLVLLIYLVTLGGNMIIFLLVCFDHHLHTPMYFFLANLSIVDLSSSTITLHKVLLIFISGNDAVSFHDCITQMYLFASITGHELFILVAMSYDRYVAICNPLRYHSVMTIQICQLLASCCWVLGFLLIIPPLVIVLGFTCYTSNHIDHFFCDMMSLVRLTCSDTSILEILILTEGLILSTLLPFILTFLPYGFIIWTIMKIPTSGGRRKAFYTCSSHLTVVTTLYIILSFQYIFPTTVNSADKKFFSLFNTAAIPTLNPLIYSLKNKDVKSALRRWFMKRRI, encoded by the coding sequence ATGAATTTAAATCCTTCAAATAAGACTATGGTAGCATACTTTATCATTAAAGGAATATCAGACGTAGAAGAGCTCCAGCTTCCGATATTTCTCCTGGTTCTCTTGATCTATCTTGTAACTCTAGGGGGTAATATGATTATTTTCCTCCTAGTTTGTTTTGATCATCATCTTCATACTCCCATGTACTTCTTCTTGGCCAACTTATCCATCGTGGACTTGTCATCGTCAACTATTACGCTACATAAAGTCCTCCTTATTTTCATATCAGGGAATGATGCTGTTTCCTTCCATGATtgtatcacccaaatgtacctttttGCCTCTATCACGGGTCATGAACTTTTTATCTTGGTAGCAATGAGTTATGACCGGTATGTGGCTATCTGTAACCCTTTGCGCTATCACTCTGTCATGACCATTCAAATTTGCCAACTTTTGGCATCTTGCTGTTGGGTGTTGGGGTTTTTGCTGATCATTCCTCCGCTTGTTATTGTATTAGGTTTTACCTGTTATACGTCTAACCACATTGACCACTTTTTCTGTGATATGATGTCCCTTGTGAGGTTGACCTGCAGTGACACCTCAATACTGGAGATTCTGATCCTCACCGAAGGACTGATTCTTTCAACCCTCTTGCCTTTTATTTTGACTTTTCTACCCTATGGTTTCATCATTTGGACCATAATGAAGATCCCAACCAGTGGTGGAAGACGGAAGGCGTTCTACACGTGTTCCTCACATCTGACGGTGGTGACAACTCTTTATATCATACTGTCCTTTCAGTATATATTTCCAACCACGGTGAACTCTGCAGATAAAAAGTTTTTCTCACTTTTCAACACAGCAGCTATTCCTACTTTAAATCCATTGATCTACAGTCTGAAGAACAAAGATGTTAAGTCTGCCCTTAGAAGATGGTTTATGAAGAGGAGAATCTAG